The following are from one region of the Halolamina litorea genome:
- a CDS encoding WD40/YVTN/BNR-like repeat-containing protein: MSRRRFTRRAFAALGTAAAFAGCLGSGGGDGTGGDTSTAGPATSMGESTPIDDKQVSDQATGEWHRAESPTQKTLYDVVVSRAGVFAVGEDGIIVGRCHGMWERIDDSNDLEVVGNTLYDASTPADGSNVWFCGSSGSIGVYEPKEQQILDYSAPGEKTSTWETIAVGGTRRNEQIFVGNGSGELLRGKRDGQNIDWQDVREPAGGSSLVDMEFPTANVGFLADSSGGLYRTTNTGGGWNKVGVRGAEHALQSIGAADENTVYVSADAGAVYRYNGRTWTDTSAGGASVYGIDIVDRQTGLACTGEGEVYDLTDGRWEQVGSFDSVSLRSVIYGNEASPHVAVGASGAIVERFPSGDAN, from the coding sequence ATGAGTCGCCGACGATTCACGCGCCGGGCGTTCGCCGCGCTCGGTACCGCGGCCGCGTTCGCGGGCTGTCTGGGGAGTGGCGGCGGTGACGGCACCGGCGGGGACACCTCGACCGCCGGCCCCGCCACCTCGATGGGCGAGTCGACTCCGATCGACGACAAACAGGTCTCCGATCAAGCCACCGGCGAGTGGCACCGAGCGGAGTCGCCGACCCAGAAGACGCTGTACGACGTGGTTGTCTCGCGGGCCGGCGTGTTCGCCGTCGGCGAGGACGGCATCATCGTCGGCCGCTGTCACGGGATGTGGGAGCGAATCGACGACAGTAACGACCTCGAGGTCGTCGGGAACACCCTTTACGACGCCTCGACACCCGCCGACGGGAGCAACGTCTGGTTCTGTGGTTCGAGCGGTTCGATCGGCGTCTACGAACCCAAGGAGCAGCAGATCCTCGACTACTCCGCCCCCGGCGAGAAGACCTCGACGTGGGAGACCATCGCCGTCGGCGGCACCCGGCGCAACGAACAGATCTTCGTCGGCAACGGCAGCGGCGAACTGCTCCGGGGCAAGCGCGACGGCCAGAACATCGACTGGCAGGACGTCCGGGAGCCGGCAGGCGGCTCCAGCCTGGTCGACATGGAGTTCCCGACCGCCAACGTCGGCTTCCTCGCCGACAGCTCCGGCGGGCTCTACCGCACGACCAACACCGGCGGCGGCTGGAACAAGGTCGGGGTTCGGGGCGCCGAACACGCCCTCCAGAGCATCGGCGCCGCCGACGAGAACACCGTCTACGTCAGCGCCGACGCCGGCGCAGTGTACCGATACAACGGTCGAACGTGGACCGACACCAGCGCCGGCGGCGCGAGCGTCTACGGCATCGACATCGTCGACCGCCAGACCGGACTGGCTTGTACCGGCGAGGGCGAGGTGTACGACCTCACCGACGGCCGCTGGGAGCAGGTCGGGAGCTTCGACAGCGTCTCGCTGCGCAGCGTCATCTACGGTAACGAGGCCTCACCCCACGTCGCCGTCGGGGCGAGCGGTGCCATCGTCGAGCGGTTCCCCTCCGGCGACGCCAACTGA
- a CDS encoding TIGR00341 family protein — protein sequence MPRQDMRLIEVMLLSEGARGDVLDVLEAEGLDYNVSDRTDNPNASGLVSFPIPAPRVESVQERLASVETTGEMYTIVYDPETVVSNRFGTANTAIDSGGAFSPDRISRRELHSKAAELLPDYVIYTVLTGVSAIVMTAGVLLEALSVLIGAMVIAPLLGPVLATGAATTIDDRTLFSRGMSYQLRGGAMALLGSTAFAWLAKTRGGLAGSLDIASVLSLSQHTAPAYLLATIAVGAGIAGAVSLATNSSTELVGVMVAAAIMPAFATAGVAIAWLRPVTALGSLGLAVMNVAILNVVAVVTFWYLGYQPMDVDERSRVRGVLLRRGATLVVASVVLGLFVSRLHPETTVGSLLGPTVTEGLSGVETRLQTVLS from the coding sequence ATGCCCCGACAGGACATGCGGCTGATCGAGGTGATGTTGCTGTCGGAGGGGGCCCGTGGCGACGTGCTGGACGTGCTCGAAGCCGAGGGGCTGGACTACAACGTCTCTGACCGGACCGACAACCCCAACGCCTCCGGGTTAGTCTCGTTCCCGATCCCCGCGCCGCGGGTGGAGTCGGTACAGGAGCGACTCGCCAGCGTCGAGACCACTGGCGAGATGTACACCATCGTCTACGATCCGGAGACGGTGGTCTCGAACCGGTTCGGGACCGCCAACACCGCCATCGACAGCGGCGGCGCGTTCTCGCCCGACCGCATCTCCCGCCGGGAACTGCACTCGAAGGCGGCGGAACTGCTGCCCGACTACGTCATCTACACCGTCTTGACCGGCGTGAGCGCGATCGTGATGACCGCTGGCGTGCTGTTGGAAGCGCTCTCGGTTCTGATCGGGGCGATGGTGATCGCACCGCTGCTCGGCCCGGTGCTCGCGACGGGGGCGGCAACGACCATCGACGACCGGACGCTGTTCTCGCGGGGGATGAGCTACCAACTCCGGGGCGGGGCGATGGCGCTGCTCGGCTCGACGGCGTTCGCGTGGCTCGCGAAGACCCGCGGGGGGCTCGCCGGGAGCCTCGACATCGCGTCGGTGCTCTCGCTGAGCCAGCACACCGCGCCGGCGTACCTGCTGGCGACGATCGCCGTCGGCGCCGGGATCGCGGGCGCGGTCTCGCTGGCGACGAACAGTTCGACGGAACTGGTCGGCGTGATGGTGGCGGCGGCGATCATGCCGGCGTTCGCCACGGCCGGGGTGGCCATCGCGTGGCTCAGACCCGTGACCGCGCTCGGCTCGCTGGGGCTGGCGGTGATGAACGTCGCCATCCTGAACGTCGTCGCCGTGGTGACGTTCTGGTACCTCGGCTACCAGCCGATGGACGTCGACGAGCGGAGCCGGGTCCGGGGCGTCCTGCTCCGGCGGGGTGCGACGCTCGTGGTCGCGTCGGTGGTGCTCGGACTGTTCGTCTCGCGGCTCCACCCAGAAACGACCGTCGGCTCGCTGCTCGGTCCCACCGTCACCGAGGGCCTCTCCGGCGTCGAAACGCGGCTACAGACGGTTCTCTCCTAA
- a CDS encoding ubiquinol-cytochrome c reductase iron-sulfur subunit codes for MSADEDKYPAESGRRRFVKGVVGGAGLAAVGMTGAVGVNTATTSPGEGGGSTTAMAIENTAGPAPRGMPQIPVEVDDEGYVKGVWPEVEEVDQGGRTVEVAEMEMGGKTYSSEWFQYCGVESYQGIVPSYESENYFRSDSGPGYEWQSSELEGGDRLNVEMFDDYESWGNGIGDSGLGKPATGRWRSEDTENTIPIQVIRSPIIEDIANGNTDADQSIVDWLSASTDQGFIAWLNKCTHFCCVPGYKQDPSSSTFNGEDGSYCACHQSVYDPFSIVETLFVARPRPE; via the coding sequence ATGAGCGCAGACGAGGACAAGTATCCCGCCGAGTCCGGGCGACGGCGGTTCGTGAAGGGGGTCGTCGGCGGCGCGGGGCTGGCCGCCGTCGGGATGACCGGCGCGGTCGGTGTCAACACGGCGACCACCTCCCCCGGTGAGGGTGGTGGCTCGACGACCGCGATGGCCATCGAGAACACCGCGGGCCCCGCGCCGCGCGGGATGCCCCAGATTCCCGTCGAGGTCGACGACGAAGGCTACGTCAAGGGAGTCTGGCCCGAGGTCGAGGAGGTCGACCAGGGTGGCCGGACCGTCGAAGTCGCCGAGATGGAGATGGGCGGCAAGACCTACTCATCCGAGTGGTTCCAGTACTGTGGCGTCGAGTCCTACCAGGGGATCGTCCCGAGCTACGAGTCCGAGAACTACTTCCGCTCGGACTCCGGCCCGGGCTACGAGTGGCAGAGCTCCGAACTCGAAGGCGGGGACCGACTCAACGTCGAGATGTTCGACGACTACGAGTCGTGGGGCAACGGGATCGGCGATTCGGGGCTCGGGAAGCCCGCGACCGGTCGCTGGCGCTCCGAGGACACCGAGAACACCATCCCGATCCAGGTGATCCGGAGTCCGATCATCGAGGACATCGCCAACGGCAACACCGACGCCGACCAGTCCATCGTCGACTGGCTGAGCGCGAGCACCGATCAGGGGTTCATCGCGTGGCTCAACAAGTGTACCCACTTCTGCTGTGTGCCGGGCTACAAGCAGGACCCGTCCTCCTCGACGTTCAACGGCGAGGACGGCTCCTACTGTGCCTGCCACCAGTCAGTGTACGACCCGTTCAGCATCGTCGAGACGCTGTTCGTGGCCCGCCCGCGCCCCGAGTAA
- a CDS encoding succinylglutamate desuccinylase/aspartoacylase family protein, with product MHDSKRVTLARLPSGVELETTIHTYGDGNGPTLYVQAAQHGREINGSEVLRRLHAELLARQDDFSGTLVAVPVADPITFDRVSYTAPEALDSVNANMNRCWPGDEDGTLHERMAATLWEYAGDADAIVDLHTGGKEMLSHTVYLKGDAECRALAESFGHDLLLAEAAGEDADAEWADRGFNGKLRVAATQAGIPTITPELAHNTELVEDAIDAGVAGMLDTLRHLDMLPGEPAPTNATIARNHLGRVKAADSGLFHVDGDVALGDYVEPGDHVGVVYDPTSYEVLQEVTVDREGIVYSLEQEATVTAGATLIGVALLLEE from the coding sequence ATGCACGACTCCAAGCGTGTCACGCTCGCCCGACTCCCCTCGGGCGTCGAACTCGAGACGACGATCCACACGTACGGCGACGGCAACGGACCGACGCTGTACGTCCAAGCCGCCCAGCACGGACGGGAGATCAACGGCAGCGAGGTCTTACGGCGGCTCCACGCCGAACTGCTCGCCCGACAGGACGACTTCTCGGGGACGCTCGTCGCCGTTCCTGTTGCTGATCCGATCACGTTCGACCGGGTGTCCTACACCGCCCCGGAGGCGCTCGACTCGGTGAACGCCAACATGAACCGCTGCTGGCCCGGCGACGAGGACGGCACGCTCCACGAGCGCATGGCGGCGACGCTCTGGGAGTACGCCGGCGACGCCGACGCCATCGTCGACCTCCACACCGGCGGGAAGGAGATGCTGAGCCACACGGTCTACCTGAAAGGCGACGCCGAGTGCCGCGCGCTGGCGGAGTCGTTCGGTCACGACCTCCTGCTCGCGGAAGCCGCCGGCGAGGACGCCGACGCCGAGTGGGCCGACCGCGGCTTCAACGGGAAACTCCGCGTCGCGGCCACGCAGGCGGGAATCCCGACGATCACGCCCGAACTCGCCCACAACACCGAACTGGTGGAGGACGCCATCGACGCCGGCGTCGCGGGGATGCTGGATACGCTGCGGCACCTCGACATGCTACCGGGCGAGCCCGCGCCGACGAACGCCACCATCGCGCGGAACCACCTCGGCCGGGTGAAAGCCGCCGACTCGGGGCTGTTCCACGTCGACGGCGACGTGGCGCTGGGTGACTACGTCGAGCCGGGCGATCACGTCGGCGTCGTTTACGACCCGACGAGCTACGAGGTGCTGCAGGAGGTCACGGTCGACCGCGAGGGGATCGTCTACTCGCTGGAGCAGGAAGCGACGGTGACCGCGGGCGCGACGCTGATCGGCGTCGCCCTGCTGCTGGAGGAGTAG